A section of the Gemmatimonadaceae bacterium genome encodes:
- a CDS encoding glutamine synthetase III: protein MSSSNHSARKAALAAIATRGAKPAPSPSGDKASVSEFFGINTFGAKQMRSKLPKDVFAKLSASIRLGKKLDADIAPTVAQAIRDWAVTRGATHFSHWFQPQTGLTAEKHDAFLTFDENQQPIEQFSASQLIQSEPDASSFPSGGLRATWEARGYTAWNPASPVFIIESGNVRTLCIPSVFIGYNGEALDEMTPLLRSSDVLSEKAIELLSLLGDKGVQRVYTTLGPEQEYFLIDRTHFALRPDLVMANRTLLGAPPPRGQQLEDHYFGGIPERMQACIAEVEHELYKLGVPIITRHNEVAPCQFEMAPMYEETDIAVDHNQLVMSVLRRVALRHGLQAIVHEKPFAGVNGTGKHCNWAMAITSENELNGINILKPGKTPHQNIRFLVFLAAVLKGVHKHAGLLRAGIATSGNEHRLGANEAPPAIISVFMGEMLTRVIEDIASGKVAAKSAEQQLMSLGVNKLPEIEKDNTDRNRTSPFAFTGNKFEFRAVGGSQSIAFPVTLVNAAVADAITEIVGEIKLERKTTKSIADAVMKVVRKVFRDTKNIRFEGNNYSEAWVVEAERRGLPNLRRAPEALKQLTTKRTKDVITSLGILTREELESRYHVRVERYVKDMLIELHTIKELIDTLVLPAVYAYQGTLAANAAQAKSAGIKEIPQVERANEIGALARQLKGRRDALARVIDKAEGMHEQLDACAALLTTEGADRMAEARAASDALELIVGDDYWPLPKYREMLFPV from the coding sequence ATGTCCAGCTCGAACCACAGCGCGCGCAAGGCCGCCCTCGCGGCGATCGCCACGCGCGGTGCCAAGCCGGCGCCGTCACCCTCGGGCGACAAGGCGAGCGTCTCGGAGTTCTTCGGCATCAATACCTTCGGCGCCAAGCAGATGCGCTCGAAGCTGCCCAAGGACGTCTTCGCCAAGCTCAGTGCCTCCATTCGCCTGGGAAAGAAGCTCGACGCCGACATCGCCCCCACCGTTGCCCAGGCCATCCGCGACTGGGCCGTGACGCGTGGCGCTACGCACTTCTCGCACTGGTTCCAGCCGCAGACCGGGCTCACCGCCGAGAAGCACGACGCCTTCCTCACCTTCGACGAGAACCAGCAGCCGATCGAGCAGTTCTCGGCGTCGCAGCTCATCCAGTCGGAGCCGGACGCCTCGTCGTTCCCGTCGGGCGGGTTGCGTGCCACGTGGGAAGCGCGCGGCTACACCGCGTGGAACCCCGCGTCGCCCGTCTTCATCATCGAGTCGGGGAACGTGCGCACGTTGTGCATCCCGTCGGTCTTCATTGGCTACAACGGGGAAGCGCTCGACGAGATGACGCCGCTGCTGCGGTCGTCGGATGTGCTGTCCGAGAAGGCGATCGAGCTGCTTTCCCTCCTTGGGGACAAGGGAGTGCAGCGCGTCTATACCACGTTGGGCCCGGAGCAGGAGTACTTCCTGATCGACCGCACGCACTTCGCGCTGCGTCCCGACCTGGTGATGGCCAACCGCACCCTCCTCGGTGCACCGCCGCCGCGCGGGCAGCAGCTCGAGGATCACTACTTCGGGGGGATCCCCGAGCGGATGCAGGCATGCATTGCCGAGGTGGAGCACGAGCTCTACAAGCTCGGCGTGCCGATCATCACGCGGCACAACGAGGTCGCGCCCTGCCAGTTCGAGATGGCACCCATGTACGAGGAGACCGACATCGCGGTGGACCACAACCAGCTCGTGATGTCGGTGCTGCGTCGCGTGGCGCTGCGCCACGGCTTGCAGGCCATCGTGCACGAGAAGCCGTTTGCCGGCGTCAACGGGACGGGCAAGCACTGCAACTGGGCGATGGCGATCACCTCGGAGAACGAGCTCAACGGGATCAACATCCTCAAGCCGGGGAAGACACCGCACCAGAACATCCGCTTCCTCGTCTTCCTGGCGGCGGTGCTCAAGGGCGTCCACAAGCACGCCGGGCTCCTGCGCGCCGGCATTGCCACGTCGGGGAACGAGCATCGCCTGGGCGCCAACGAGGCGCCGCCGGCCATCATCTCGGTCTTCATGGGTGAGATGCTCACGCGCGTGATCGAGGACATTGCCAGCGGCAAGGTGGCGGCCAAGAGCGCCGAGCAGCAGCTCATGTCGTTAGGCGTCAACAAGCTCCCGGAGATCGAGAAGGACAACACCGACCGCAACCGGACCTCGCCGTTCGCCTTCACGGGGAACAAGTTCGAGTTCCGCGCGGTGGGCGGCTCGCAGTCCATTGCCTTCCCCGTCACCCTCGTCAACGCCGCGGTGGCCGACGCCATCACGGAGATCGTCGGGGAAATCAAGCTCGAGCGGAAGACGACCAAGTCGATTGCCGACGCCGTCATGAAGGTCGTGCGCAAGGTCTTCCGCGACACGAAGAACATCCGCTTCGAGGGGAACAACTACTCCGAGGCGTGGGTCGTGGAGGCCGAGCGACGCGGCCTGCCGAACCTCCGCCGCGCGCCCGAGGCGCTCAAGCAGCTCACGACGAAGCGCACCAAGGACGTCATCACCTCGCTTGGCATCCTCACCAGGGAAGAGCTCGAGTCGCGCTATCACGTCCGCGTGGAGCGCTACGTGAAGGACATGCTCATCGAGCTGCACACGATCAAGGAGCTCATCGATACGCTCGTCCTCCCGGCGGTGTACGCCTACCAGGGGACGCTGGCCGCCAATGCTGCGCAGGCGAAGTCCGCGGGGATCAAGGAGATCCCGCAGGTGGAGCGCGCCAACGAGATCGGGGCACTGGCGCGGCAGCTCAAGGGAAGGCGCGACGCGCTGGCCAGGGTGATCGACAAGGCCGAGGGGATGCATGAGCAGCTGGACGCCTGCGCCGCATTGCTCACCACGGAGGGCGCCGACCGCATGGCCGAGGCGCGCGCCGCCAGCGACGCACTCGAGCTCATCGTGGGCGACGACTACTGGCCGTTGCCGAAGTACCGCGAGATGCTCTTCCCGGTCTGA
- a CDS encoding threonine/serine dehydratase, with protein sequence MSTIDLAVLPAQIRAARERLRDHIRQTPFDLSLPLSERLQGNVRLKGEHLQHTGSFKARGALHKVLCLTPEGRARGVVAASSGNHGAGLAWGCRLVGVRAVIYVPEQASPAKVAMIRRLGAEVRCFGTDGLDTEEHARAVAEREGMTYVSPYNDLEVLCGQGTIGVEMAEQLATGETLDAVIVSVGGGGLIGGVAAALKAAMPTVRVIGALPANSPVMAESVAAGTIVVRASLPTLSDGTAGGIEAGAITFPACQALVDEWVLVSEAEIAAAMRRFVEEHHQLIEGSAGVALAALERIAAVGGTRGLDGQRVAVVLCGANITTETLVDVLRVRPDAG encoded by the coding sequence ATGTCGACCATCGACCTCGCAGTGCTGCCCGCGCAGATCCGTGCGGCGCGCGAACGGCTGCGCGACCACATTCGGCAAACGCCGTTCGACCTGAGTCTCCCGCTGAGCGAGCGCCTGCAGGGGAATGTGCGGCTCAAGGGTGAGCACCTGCAGCACACCGGCTCGTTCAAGGCGCGCGGGGCGCTGCACAAGGTGCTGTGCCTAACGCCGGAGGGGCGTGCTCGCGGTGTGGTGGCCGCGTCGTCGGGGAATCACGGCGCCGGCCTGGCGTGGGGGTGCCGGCTGGTTGGCGTACGCGCCGTCATCTACGTCCCGGAACAGGCATCGCCGGCCAAGGTGGCGATGATCCGGCGCCTGGGCGCGGAGGTGCGATGCTTCGGCACCGACGGCCTGGACACCGAGGAGCATGCGCGCGCCGTGGCGGAACGGGAGGGGATGACGTACGTGTCGCCGTACAACGACCTCGAGGTGCTGTGCGGGCAGGGGACGATCGGAGTGGAGATGGCGGAGCAGCTTGCAACTGGCGAGACGCTCGACGCGGTGATCGTGAGCGTTGGCGGCGGGGGACTGATAGGCGGCGTCGCCGCCGCCCTCAAGGCCGCGATGCCCACGGTGCGCGTGATCGGTGCCCTCCCCGCCAACTCACCCGTGATGGCGGAGTCGGTGGCCGCGGGGACGATCGTGGTGCGCGCGTCGTTGCCGACGCTCTCCGACGGGACCGCGGGAGGGATCGAGGCAGGAGCGATCACCTTTCCGGCGTGCCAGGCGCTCGTGGACGAGTGGGTGCTGGTGAGCGAAGCGGAGATTGCCGCGGCAATGCGGCGCTTCGTCGAGGAGCATCACCAGTTGATCGAGGGCTCGGCGGGGGTGGCGCTCGCCGCGCTGGAGCGGATTGCGGCTGTCGGCGGCACGCGCGGGCTCGATGGCCAGCGCGTGGCGGTGGTCCTGTGCGGCGCGAACATCACCACCGAGACGCTCGTGGACGTGCTGCGCGTGCGCCCAGACGCTGGTTGA
- a CDS encoding L,D-transpeptidase family protein produces the protein MTCGLAGALLLLALPARASAQSTTGATAATVTSATVTSATVTADSAATALIRAALASGRLAGARWPRLGDVREDLSQLYDSAAWRPLWLRDGQPTATAMGAVRYLTLVETVGLHAEDYDAARLDSLAKALVERRGAPSHAPRFEALLSVAVARVLAALQWGRVNPRDVHEEFRIPRFDYDVADAMREMADGTDPTAIFNAAEPPLLHYRLLKAQLARQRELARDSTSLAPRKRMAERITKIELSLERWRWLPHSFPGRVLIVNIPEFRLHVFDRLTPDSTDLFSMDVVVGQAFDHRTPIFMNELRVLHFSPYWEVPTSIARKEIRPPALRAPSYLARHHYVLLGSGDRVVPATAANIAAIGTSVRVRQLPGRDNALGRVKFLFPNPHNVYMHDTPVQQAFARARRDISHGCIRLSQPVELARWVLRDRPEWTQEALDSAMTRSTPLEVPVTEHIPVLILYGTAIAERNGDMRFYADIYGHDRQLAALLARGYPYPR, from the coding sequence GTGACCTGCGGCCTGGCCGGTGCGCTCCTCTTGCTCGCGCTCCCCGCTCGTGCGTCGGCGCAATCGACAACTGGCGCCACTGCGGCGACGGTCACGTCAGCGACGGTCACGTCAGCGACGGTCACGGCCGACTCCGCGGCAACCGCGCTGATCCGCGCCGCGCTCGCATCCGGCCGCCTCGCGGGGGCGCGCTGGCCACGCCTTGGCGACGTGCGCGAAGACCTTTCGCAGCTGTACGACAGCGCCGCGTGGCGCCCGCTCTGGCTGCGAGATGGACAGCCCACCGCGACCGCCATGGGGGCGGTCCGCTACCTCACGCTCGTCGAAACGGTCGGGTTGCACGCGGAAGACTACGACGCCGCTCGCCTCGACTCACTCGCCAAGGCGCTGGTCGAGCGACGTGGGGCACCGTCCCACGCGCCCCGCTTCGAGGCGCTGCTCAGCGTCGCCGTTGCCCGCGTCCTGGCCGCGCTGCAGTGGGGGCGCGTGAACCCGCGCGATGTGCACGAGGAGTTTCGCATTCCGCGCTTCGACTACGACGTTGCCGACGCCATGCGCGAGATGGCCGATGGCACCGACCCCACGGCGATCTTCAACGCCGCCGAACCGCCGCTCCTCCACTACCGCCTGCTCAAGGCACAGCTCGCACGCCAGCGCGAACTCGCGCGCGACAGCACGTCGCTCGCACCTCGCAAGCGCATGGCCGAGCGCATCACGAAGATCGAACTCTCGCTCGAGCGCTGGCGCTGGCTCCCCCATTCGTTCCCGGGGCGAGTGCTCATCGTCAACATCCCCGAGTTCCGGCTGCACGTCTTTGACCGCCTCACCCCCGACTCCACCGACCTGTTCAGCATGGACGTGGTGGTGGGACAGGCGTTCGACCACAGGACGCCGATTTTCATGAACGAGCTGCGCGTCCTCCACTTCTCGCCGTACTGGGAGGTGCCGACGAGCATCGCGCGCAAGGAGATCCGGCCGCCGGCGCTGCGTGCGCCTTCCTACCTGGCGCGCCACCACTACGTGTTGTTAGGCAGCGGCGACCGCGTCGTCCCCGCCACCGCCGCCAACATCGCCGCCATCGGCACGTCGGTGCGAGTGCGCCAGCTCCCGGGGCGCGACAACGCACTGGGACGGGTCAAGTTCCTCTTTCCCAACCCCCACAACGTCTACATGCACGACACCCCGGTGCAGCAGGCGTTCGCGCGCGCGCGCCGCGACATCAGTCACGGCTGCATTCGCCTGTCGCAACCGGTGGAGCTCGCGCGCTGGGTGCTGCGCGACCGCCCGGAGTGGACGCAGGAGGCCCTCGACTCGGCCATGACCCGCAGCACCCCGCTCGAGGTGCCGGTCACCGAGCACATCCCGGTCCTCATCCTCTACGGCACCGCGATCGCCGAGCGCAACGGCGACATGCGCTTCTACGCCGACATCTACGGACACGACCGGCAGCTGGCGGCGCTGCTGGCGCGCGGCTATCCCTATCCCCGTTAG
- the glnA gene encoding type I glutamate--ammonia ligase codes for MRHALAGATASDILKLASEQGVKFLRLQFTDILGVNKNVEIPRSQFEKALAGDILFDGSSIEGFVRIEESDMLLVPDLSTFLVFPWGENDSKVARLICDIHMPDGTPFAGDPRAVLKRQVALAASRGYVMHAGMEAEFFMFKPGQEGQPATVTHDVGSYFDMAPADLGEDARRAIVSTLEQMGFEVEAAHHEVAHGQHEIDFRHADALTTADCIATFRFVVKYVAGRFGLTASFMPKPIFGQSGSGMHTHQSLFAEGTNAFYAPDAKWQLSDVALHYIGGLLRHARGFCAITNPLVNSYKRLVPGFEAPVNVAWSMRNRSPLIRVPERRGTGTRVEVRMPDPSANPYLALAVMLAAGLDGLATNADFREPVDTNIVEMSFREKRRLRIDDLPLDLNEACDELEKDDVILEALGEHVARHFLQAKREEWREYITQVHQWELERYLLKY; via the coding sequence ATGCGCCACGCTCTGGCCGGTGCCACCGCCTCGGACATCCTCAAGCTTGCGTCGGAACAGGGGGTGAAGTTTCTCCGCCTCCAGTTCACCGACATCCTCGGCGTGAACAAGAACGTCGAGATTCCGCGCTCGCAGTTCGAGAAGGCGTTGGCCGGCGACATCCTGTTCGATGGCTCCTCGATCGAGGGGTTCGTGCGCATCGAGGAATCGGACATGCTCCTCGTCCCCGATCTGTCGACGTTCCTCGTCTTCCCCTGGGGGGAGAACGACAGCAAGGTGGCGCGCCTCATCTGCGACATCCACATGCCCGACGGAACGCCATTCGCCGGCGACCCGCGCGCCGTGCTCAAGCGCCAGGTGGCGCTGGCGGCGTCGCGCGGCTACGTGATGCATGCCGGGATGGAGGCCGAGTTCTTCATGTTCAAGCCGGGGCAGGAGGGGCAGCCGGCCACGGTGACGCATGACGTGGGGAGCTACTTCGACATGGCGCCGGCCGACCTGGGCGAGGATGCGCGCCGCGCAATCGTGTCGACGCTCGAGCAGATGGGGTTCGAGGTGGAGGCCGCGCACCACGAAGTCGCGCACGGGCAGCACGAGATCGACTTCCGCCACGCCGATGCGCTGACCACGGCCGATTGCATCGCGACGTTCCGGTTCGTGGTGAAGTACGTGGCCGGGCGCTTCGGGCTCACGGCGTCGTTCATGCCCAAGCCGATCTTCGGGCAGAGCGGGAGCGGGATGCACACACACCAGTCGCTCTTTGCCGAGGGGACGAATGCCTTCTATGCTCCCGACGCGAAGTGGCAGCTGAGCGACGTGGCGCTGCACTACATCGGCGGGCTGTTGCGCCATGCGCGCGGCTTCTGCGCCATCACCAACCCGCTCGTGAACTCGTACAAGCGACTGGTGCCGGGCTTCGAGGCGCCGGTGAACGTGGCGTGGTCGATGCGCAACCGGTCGCCGCTGATTCGTGTGCCGGAACGGCGCGGAACGGGGACGCGCGTCGAGGTGCGCATGCCCGATCCTTCGGCCAACCCCTACCTCGCCCTTGCCGTGATGCTGGCGGCCGGGCTCGACGGCCTCGCCACGAACGCCGATTTCCGCGAGCCGGTGGACACGAACATCGTCGAGATGTCGTTCCGCGAAAAGCGGCGCCTGCGCATCGACGACCTTCCGCTCGACCTCAACGAGGCGTGCGACGAGCTGGAGAAGGACGATGTGATCCTCGAGGCGTTAGGCGAGCACGTGGCGCGCCACTTCCTGCAAGCCAAGCGCGAGGAGTGGCGGGAGTACATCACGCAGGTGCATCAGTGGGAGCTGGAGCGGTACCTGCTCAAGTACTAG
- a CDS encoding zinc ribbon domain-containing protein produces MSKASNAGTTCPSCGTMSRGKFCAECGAALQGVTCASCQAPITPGAKFCHNCGAQAGRSGGAAAPRARGGAATAEAPPPRSVLPWAIGVLAVLGLVIVIAVQQRDAAPTTMGANTSLDGSGAAGGAGGAGNPFAAPAGGSGAIRAPDISSMSPRERADRLYDRVMRLASEGKSDSASFFATMASQAYELLGPLDDDLKYDHGRMSEMAGDLASAQKEADAILANNPDHLLGLILSARVAQLKNDKAGYGKFMKKLVAAEKTERAKSIEEYTRHQGDIDAALQEARTIK; encoded by the coding sequence ATGTCGAAAGCCTCCAATGCCGGCACCACGTGCCCGTCGTGCGGGACCATGTCCCGGGGAAAGTTCTGCGCCGAGTGTGGCGCCGCGTTGCAGGGTGTCACCTGCGCCTCCTGTCAGGCCCCGATCACTCCGGGCGCCAAGTTCTGTCACAACTGCGGCGCCCAGGCCGGGAGATCCGGCGGCGCAGCCGCCCCTCGCGCGCGTGGTGGCGCCGCTACCGCGGAAGCCCCGCCACCGCGCAGCGTCCTGCCGTGGGCGATCGGCGTCCTCGCCGTCCTCGGCTTGGTGATCGTCATCGCCGTGCAACAGCGCGACGCCGCGCCCACGACCATGGGCGCGAATACCTCGCTCGATGGCAGCGGTGCAGCCGGTGGCGCGGGCGGTGCCGGGAATCCGTTCGCGGCGCCGGCGGGTGGCAGCGGCGCAATCCGCGCCCCCGACATCTCGTCGATGTCGCCGCGCGAGCGCGCCGACCGGCTCTACGATCGCGTCATGCGTCTCGCCTCCGAAGGAAAAAGCGACAGCGCCTCCTTCTTCGCGACGATGGCATCGCAGGCGTACGAGCTGTTGGGCCCGCTCGACGATGACCTTAAGTACGACCACGGACGCATGTCCGAGATGGCGGGCGACCTCGCATCCGCGCAGAAGGAAGCCGACGCCATCCTGGCGAACAACCCGGATCACCTACTGGGACTCATCCTCAGCGCCCGCGTCGCCCAGCTCAAGAATGACAAGGCCGGATACGGAAAGTTCATGAAGAAGCTCGTGGCGGCCGAGAAGACGGAACGCGCCAAGTCGATCGAGGAGTACACCAGGCACCAGGGCGACATCGACGCCGCACTCCAGGAAGCGCGCACCATCAAGTAG